From the Methanobrevibacter oralis genome, the window GGGACTGTCAATTTGTTAGCTCTTGTTTTCGTTTTTCGATCCAGCCATCTTTTTGGTGCATTATTTGATTGAATATTCCTTCTAATGTTCTGAATTTCTTTTTGTGTGCTTTGGGCATTGTATTTCCAATGTAGTTTTCTATTTGATTGTTAGTACAGTCTAGTTTTCCTTTGTGTCTTTTTTTAAGGAATTGTATGTATTTTTTGTATTCTGGGAAGAATTTCTTCTTTAAGTATTTTGCTAGAATTGGTGGAAAGTTTATTAATTCTTCTTTTAGGAAATTTATATATTTTATTGCTTCTTCGTAGGTTTCTTTTCTGAATAATTTATAAAATATGCTTAAATATTCGTTGATTTCTATTTTGTAGTTGTTTATCATGTTTTTGGATTGTTTTTTGATTTGTGTTTCTGAGAGTTTAGGGTTTTGTTTTTTTAGATTACTTTCATATTCTTTGCGCATTTGATTTAGTTCTTCTCTAAGTTCTTCATTGATATTTAATAATAAGTGAAATGTGCAGTGTTGGTGATCAAATCCGAGTTCTCTCATTATTTTATCATAGCCTGGTTTTAAATCTGTTATTATTGCAATGGACTCTGTTGGTTTGATACTGTTTTTTATAAAATTTTTTGTTGTTGCAGAATCTTCTTTTTCACTAATTAACTCTGCAATAGGCATTCGATTAATTAAATCAAATAATACATGCCTATAATACCATTTTCGCTCAATTCTAATCCATTGTACATCATAAGCAGCGTATCCTGAAAATTTCAAATCGGTGTTAACATAATACAATCCATCGAAAGTTAAAAGAGATTTTCTAATCGTTTCATATGACATATTAATACCATTAAAAACATTAAATGTCCAAGAAAGATTTCTTAATGAATCCCAAACTCTTTTTCGCAACTCAACAGCCTTGTTTTTCATTTTAATAGAAAAATTACAAAAATCTTCATAAATCCCATTAAGCCTTACTTGACTATATTTTCTACATTTCTTACAAAGATATCGCTTAACTTTAATAATAACACTAATACCATTTTCTAAATAAATTTTACGCCTATTATAAGATTTCTTAATAACATCATGAGAAAAACAATGCTTACAATGAGGATCATGATACTCAATAACCCCATCTTTGTTAATAACACAATCTTCATCAAG encodes:
- a CDS encoding IS6 family transposase, which codes for MKTKNKCLPCLILDGNQYIFNCLNVDPVRKNDDERVHCSFGENTVQFVLYLDGILDEDCVINKDGVIEYHDPHCKHCFSHDVIKKSYNRRKIYLENGISVIIKVKRYLCKKCRKYSQVRLNGIYEDFCNFSIKMKNKAVELRKRVWDSLRNLSWTFNVFNGINMSYETIRKSLLTFDGLYYVNTDLKFSGYAAYDVQWIRIERKWYYRHVLFDLINRMPIAELISEKEDSATTKNFIKNSIKPTESIAIITDLKPGYDKIMRELGFDHQHCTFHLLLNINEELREELNQMRKEYESNLKKQNPKLSETQIKKQSKNMINNYKIEINEYLSIFYKLFRKETYEEAIKYINFLKEELINFPPILAKYLKKKFFPEYKKYIQFLKKRHKGKLDCTNNQIENYIGNTMPKAHKKKFRTLEGIFNQIMHQKDGWIEKRKQELTN